From Micromonospora echinaurantiaca:
CGGCGGCGCCACAGGTCAGCAGCATCCCGCTGTGCTTGCCGGAGCAGTTCATCTGGATCCGGCGGGGCCCACCGCCGGCGCGCAGCACGGCGGCCCGGGCCGCCTCGCCGACCGGCAGGTCCGGCGGGCAGTGCAGCGCCGACTCGTCCAGGCCCGCCCGGGCCAGCAGCGCGCCGACCCGGGCCAGGTGGAACTCCTCACCGGCGTGGCTCGCCGAGACCAGCGCCAGGTCGGCCGGGTCGGTCAGCGGCAGGCCGGCGCGGAGCATCCCCACCGCCTGCATCGGCTTGTTCGCCGAGCGGGGGAAGACCGGCGAGGTCACATCCCCGGCACCGGCCACCGTTGCCCCGGTCGCGTCGAGCACCACCACCGAACCGCGGTGCACGCCCTCCACAAAATCGGACCGGACCACCTCGGCGAGCGGCGCCCCGCCCTCGTACGTCTTTCCCACAGGATGGACGGTACCGACGTTCCGGCGACCGCGGACGGCGGGGTGACCAGGTCGTCCGCCGTTCTGTGTACAGGAGCGCCGGCGAGCCCGCCGCTTACCGCCCGGCGGCCGGCACGCCGAGCAGTTCGCGGGCCTGCGCGGTGGTCAGCGGCGGGCGCTGGGCGAGCTGGGCGAAGCCGACGGCCCGGGCGACGAGCTGCATGTTGGACTCCACCGGGCTGCCCTTGGCGTACGTGACGGTGTCCTCCATGCCGACCCGCAGATGCCCACCGGTGGACAGCGAGGCCAGCATCACCGGGATGGTGCTGCGGCCGATGCCGGTGGCCGAGAAGGTGGTGCCCTCGGGCAGGTCGCGCAGCGCCTGGCGGCAGGCGACCAGCGCCTCGGTGGTGCCCGGCATGCCGCCCGGCACCCCCATCACGAAGTCGACGTGCACGTGCCCGCCGGCCGGCAGGCCGTACTTGCCGAGCAGGCGTTGCAGGGCGGTCAGGTGGCCGAGGTCGAAGATCTCGTACTCGGGCACGACGCCCCGCTCCTGCATCCGGGTGTGCAGGTCGACGATGAACTCCCAGCGGTTGAGGAAGACGTCGTCGCCGAAGTTGACGGTGCCCATGGTGCAGGAGGCCATGTCGGGGCCGGCGTCGAGGACGGCGAGCCGGTCGGCCTCCGGGTCGGTCACCGCGCCGCCCGAGGAGAGCTGCACCACCAGGTCGGTGCTCTCCCGCAGCGCCGCCACCGTCTCCCGCAGCCGGCCCTGGTCCAGGGTGGGCTTCGCCTCGTCGTCGCGGATGTGGACGTGGATCACGGCGGCGCCGAGCGCCTCGCACTCCTTGGCGGTCAGCAGCAACTCGTCGAGGGTCACCGGCAGCGCCGGCACCTCCGCCTTCGCCGACTCCGCACCGGTGGGGGCAACCGTGATCAACGTCCCTGTCGTCATGCCGGGATCCTAGACCCCGGCTCCGAGCCCGGTCGACCGGAACCTTTCCGGCACTGACGTCGCCAACGAGAGATCTTTTCGCCGTCAGCCGCTCTGGGCCGGATCGATCGCGGCGGCCGTCTCCCCGATCAGCAGCCGGGCGTCGTCCGGGACGTTCCGCTTGAGCACCGCCAGGGCGACCTGGCCCAGCTCGTGATGGTGCACGGCGGTGCCGACGAAGCCCACCGTCCGGCCGTCCAGGCTCACCGGCGTACCGGCGGCCGGTGGCTGGTCGGTGGTCACCCCGTCCAGGTGCAGCAGGACGAGCCGGCGCGGCGGTCGGCCCAGGTTGTGCACCCGGGCCACCGTCTCCTGGCCCCGGTAGCAGCCCTTCTCCAGGTGTACGGCCGGGCCGATCAGGTCCACCTCGGCCGGGATGGTCCGGTGGTCGGTGTCCACCCCGACCCGGGCCCGCCGGGCGGCCACCCGGATCGCCTCGTACGCCCAGAGGCCGACCGGCGGCACCCCGGCGCCGCGCAGTTCCGCGACCACCTGTTCCATGCCGGCCCGGGGGACCAGCAGGTCCACCCCGAGCGGGCCGCGCCGGGCCCACCCGCCGGCCGGCAGCGGCCGGACGTCGTACAGCGCGGTGGGGCGGGGCGGCAGGGTGCCGGAGCGGAACTTCGGACCCGGCACCGCTACCACGTCGGGCTCGGTCAGCCCGGTCACGCCGAGCGTGGCCAGGGCGGCGGGCGCCTCCGGCCCGACCAGCGAGAGCAGCGCGTGGTCGACGGTCGCGTCGCGCGGCTCGACCCGGCTGAAGAACCGCATCTTCTCCAGGTACGACAGCAGCCCCTCGGTGGCCCCTGGCTCGGTGTCCAGCCAGGTGGTCTCGCCGTCCTCGGTGACCATGGCGTGCTGCTCGACGTGCCCGTGCGGGGAGAGGACCAGCAACTCGGTGCCCTGGTAGGGGGTCAACTGCGCCAGGTGCTGGCTGGTGAGCGTGTGCAGCCAGCCGATCCGTTCCTCGCCCGGCACCGCGACGATCCCCCGGTGCGAGCGGTCGACCAGGCCGACCGCGGTGTCCAGCGTCCGCTGCTCCCGCATCGGGTCGCCGTAGTGCGCGGCCACCCCCCGGACGCCCGCCGCGGCGTGCGCCGGCTCGGGCTGGTCCCGGCTGGCCTCGTCGATGCTCTCGACGGCTACCGCTCCCGCGATGTCGATCATTCCTGGTCCCCGTTCTGACAGCGGCCGCAGACGCCGAAGAGTGACACGTGCCCGATGTCCACGCCGAACCCACGCTGGCTCGCCAACTGGTCGGCCAGCGGGCGGAGCAGCTCGGGGTCGATCTCGTCGATCGCGCCACACTCCCGGCAGACCAGGTGGACGTGCTGGTCCTCGCCGGCCGCGTGGTAGGTCGGCGAGCCGTGCGAGAGGTGGGTGTGGGTCACCAGGCCGAGCCGTTCCAACAGCTCCAGCGTGCGGTAGATGGTGGTGATGTTGACCCCGGCCGCCACCTCCCGGACCGCGTTGTGCACCTGCTCCGGGGTGGCGTGCCCCAGGTCGAGCACCGCCTGGAGGACCAGCTGCCGCTGCGCCGTCAGCCGCAGGCCACGGGCCCGGAGCAGTTCCGCGAGGGAGGATTCGGACACCGTTCGATCATAGTTCGGTAATCGCGCCGACCCCCGGCCCGGCGGGCAGGCGGTTACGCTCGGCGGTCATGGCGTCGAGGATCGCGGTGCTCGGGCGGGGACTCGTGCCGGCCGGGGAGCCGGTGCTGCGCGGTGACGACCTGGGTGTGCTGCGCGGCGACGGGCTCTTCGAGACGATGCACCTGCGGGGCGGCCGGCCCTGGCTGCGCGACGAGCACCTGGCCCGGATGGCCCGCGCCGCGGCGGCCGTGGAGCTGACGCTGCCGCCCGCCGAGGCGCTGGTCGAGCTGCTGGACACCATCTGCGCCGACTGGCCCGCCGAGGTGGAGGGCGCGCTGCGGCTGGTCTGCACCCGGGGCCCGGAGGACGGCGGGCCGCCGACCGTCTACGCCACGCTGGCCGAGGTGCCGGCCGCGGCCAAGGCCGCCCGCCGGGACGGGATCAGCGTGGCGACGCTGCCGCTCGGCGTGCCGGCGGTGGCCCGGACCGGCCTGGACTGGCTGCCCGCCGGGATCAAGTCGACGTCGTACGCGGTGAGCACCGCGGCCCGCCGCTGGGCGCGGCGGGCCGGCGTGGACGACGTGCTCTGGGTCTCCAGCGACGGGTACGCCTTGGAGGGGCCCACCGCCAACGTGGTCTGGCTGGCCGGCGACACGCTCTGCACGGTGCCCGCCGCCGACACCGGCATCCTGCCCGGCACCACCGCCGCCTGGCTGCTCGCGCACGCCCACCAGCTGGGTCTGGCGGCTGCCGAGCGCCTGGCCACCCCGGCCGAGCTGGCCGCCGCCGACGGCGTCTGGTTCACCTCGTCGGTGCGCGGCCTCACCCGCCTGCGCACCCTCGACGACACCGACCTCCCCGACTCCCCCCTGACCCCCCACCTCCACACCCTCCTCTCCTTCCCCCTCCCCTGACGGAACGGGGGAAGGAAGGCCCGTCGATCATGAAGTTGTTACCGCGACACGCCGAGGCGGGCGACAACAACTTCATGATCACCGGGGGGTGCCCCGGGGGTCAGCCGGCTACGCGGGTGAGGCGGGCGGAGAGGTGGGGCGAGAGGCCGTGGCCGACGGCGGCCATCTCCTGGGCGTAGAGCAGGGCGCCCTCGACGATGCCGAAGAGCCGGTGGCCGGCGGTGACCTCCTTGGCGGTGGCCGTACGCACCACCGCGTCGGTGACGAACTCGACCTGGGTGCCGGTGCGCCGGCCCAGGTGGAGCTCCATCACGCCGGTCGGCGTGGTCATCAACGCCTCCAGCTCGTCGGTGGCCCGGTCGTCCTTGAGGACCGGGCGCCACCAGCCGACTTCACGACCGGCCGGGCGGACCGGCCTGCTCTGCTCGTCGAGGATCCACGCCCGGGACTCGTAGAACAGGAACGGCCGGCCGTCGTGGCTGATCCGGATCTCCTGCGCGAAGTCGAAGTCCTCGATGGTGGGGAAGCCGCCCCGACCCCGGCCGCGCCACACGCCGATGTACGGCAGCAGACCGTCCAGCGTGGGATGCAGCTTCGGACCGACCCGCAGGTCGTGGCTCTCCTCGTACGGGTACGGGTCGACCGGCGGCGCGTTCAGCCACGGCGGCGGCTGCAGCGGGTTCTCGTCGCTCACCGGTTCACTCGCCCCTCTCCGTCGGTGACCGCGCCGGCTGGCACGCGCTCCCCTGTCGCCTTCGTTCGCGACTGCGGGGCTCGCAAACCCGGCTCGCTCCTCGCGCTCACCGTGCCACCCTCGTTCGCGACTGCGGGGCTCGCAAACCCGGCTCGCTCCTCGCGCTCACCGTGCCACCCTCGTTCGCGACTGCGGGGCTCGCAAACCCGGCTCGCTCCTCGCGCTCACCAACGTCCTCTCGATATGCGTACCGCAACGTAGACCAGGCCACCGGCGAGCGCGCCCAGGCCGGCGACCAGCAGGCTCACGAACCCGATCTCGGTGACCATCCCGGCCATCCTATGCTGGCGCCATGGCCCGCACTCTCGTCGTCAAGGCCACCGCCGGCGCGGACGCGCCGGAACGGTGCGCCCAGGCCTTCACGGTCGCCGCCACCGCGGCCGCCGCCGGGGTGGACGTGTCGCTCTGGCTCACCGGCGAGTCGACCTGGTTCGCGCTGCCCGGGCGGGCGCAGGAGTTCGAGCTGCCGCACTCGGCGCCGCTGGCCGAGCTGCTGCACGTGATCCTCACCACCGGCACGGTCACCGCGTGCACCCAGTGCGCCGCCCGCCGGGACATCGGCCCCGGCGACGTGCTGCCGGGCGTCCGGATCGCGGGCGCGGCGGTCTTCGTCGAGGAGGCGATGGCCGAGAGGGCGCAGGCGCTGGTCTACTGACCCGCAGGCCCGACGCGATACCGGCCCGACAAGTCGGACCAATGCCTACGATTCGGTTGTGGGCGAGGCGATCGAGCGATTCTTCGAGGCACTGCCGGCACGCGCCCCGGAGATCCTCCGTGGCCTGGTCAGCGGCACTCTCCAGATCGAACTCGTCGACGGCGACCGGACCAAGCACTGGCTGGTGCGGATGCGGCCGGGCGCGATCGAGGTGAGCCGGCAGCGGGGCCCGGCCGACGCCATCTGGTACAGCAGCGAGGACCTCTTCGAGCGGCTGGTCACCGGCCGCGCCCAGGGGGTCGCCGCGGTGCTGCGCAACGAGAGCACGTTCAGCGGCAACGTGGTGCTCTTCCTGGTCTTCCGGCGGTTCTTCCCCACCCCGCCCGGCACCCGCGATCCTCGGGACGTCGCCCGTGAGCAGGCCGGACGGCGCAAGTGAGGTCGCTGGTCAGCATCCTGGACGGCAACACGTTCCTGGTCAGCGACCACCGGGGCGACATCGAGCCCTCCCTCGACTACCCCACCGGCCTCTTCTCCTTCGACACCCGGTTCCTCTCCACCTGGCGGCTCACCCTGAACGGCGAACGGCTGCACGCGCTCTCCGTCGACGACGCCGAGTCCTACCGCACCCGCTTCTTCCTGGTGCCCGGCGAACCGACGCACTACCTCGACGCCAAGGTCTCGCTGATCCGCAGCCGGGCGATCGGCACCAGCCTCGAGGAGGAGCTGACCGTGATCAACCACGCCGGACGGGAGATGGAGTTCGCCGTCCGGTTGGACATGGGGGCGGACTTCGCGGACCTGTTCGAGATCAAGAACGTGCGGCAGAAGCACGGGCGCATCACCGCCTCGGTCAGCGAGAACGAGCTGCGGTTGAGCTACCGCCGGGAAGCCTTCCACCGGGAGACGGTGATCACCACCAGCGCGCCCGGACAGCTCGACGTGTCGGGCATGACCTTCCGGATCCGGGTCGGGCCGCACGCCGAATGGACCACCCGGCTGTACGTGAACACGATCGTGTACGGGGCACGCGGCGAGGACATCCGGTCCAACCTGCCGCTGTACCGTGGCAGCCGCGGCGTGGCCGCGATCGAGACCGAGCAGAACGAACTGATCAACCAGGCCCCCAAGCTCGGCTGCGACTGCGAGCCGCTGGCCGGCGCGTACCGCCGCAGCCTGAACGACGTCGCGGCGCTGCGCTACGAGTCGATCGCACTCGGCGTCCGGCTGCTGGCGGCCGGGCTGCCCTGGTTCATGACGCTGTTCGGTCGGGACAGCATCATCACCTCGCTCCAGTTGCTGCCGTACCTGCCGGAGCTGATCCCGCCGACCGCCCTGATCCTGGCCGGCCTGCAGGGCTACCGGTTGGACGACTTCCGCGACGAGGAACCGGGCAAGATCCTGCACGAGCTGCGCTACGGCGAGATGGCCGGCTTCGAGGAGCAGCCGCACTCGCCGTACTACGGCAGCGCCGACTCGACGCCGCTCTTCGTGATCCTGCTCGACGAGTACGAGCGGTGGACCGGCGACGTGCGGCTGGTGAAGCAACTGGAGCCGGCGGCCCGCGCCGCGCTGGAGTGGATCGACACGTACGGGGACCTGCTCGGTACCGGCTACATCTGGTACCAGACCCGCAACCCGGAGACCGGGCTGCAGAACCAGTGCTGGAAGGACTCCTGGGACGCCATCTCCTACGCCGACGGCCGGCTGCCGGGCTTCCCCCGGGCCACCTGCGAACTACAGGGGTACGCGTACGACGCGAAGATGCGCGGCGCCCGGCTGGCCCGCGCCGTCTGGGGCGACCCGGTGTACGCCGACCGGCTGGAACGCGAGGCGGCCGCGCTGAAGCAGCGGTTCAACCGGGACTTCTGGATCCCGGAGAAGGAGTACTACGCGCTCGCCCTGGACGCCGACGGCCGGCACGTCGACGCGCTCAGCTCCAACATCGGGCACCTGCTGTGGAGCGGCATCGTCGACGAGTCGCGGGCCGGCCGGATCGCCCAACACCTGCTCGGGCCGCGGCTCTTCTCCGGCTGGGGCGTCCGTACCCTCGCCGACGACCAGGGCCTCTACAACCCGATCGGCTACCACGTCGGCACCGTGTGGCCGTTCGACAACTCGCTCATCGCCTGGGGGCTGTGGCGGTACGGGTTCCGGGACGAGGCCGGGCGGATCTGCGAGTCCATGCTGGCCGCCTCCCGGTACTTCGGCGGGCGGCTGCCGGAAGCCTTCGCCGGCTACGAGCGCGAACTCACCCAGTACCCGGTGGAGTACCCGACCGCGTGCAGCCCGCAGGCCTGGTCGACCGGCACCCCGCTGCTGCTGCTCCGGGTCATGCTGGGCCTGGAGCCGCAGGGTGAGCACCTGATCATCGACCCGGCCCTGCCGGAGGGGATGGGTCGGGTCGAGCTGCTCGACATCCCCGGCCGCTGGGGGCGGGTGGACGCGCTCGGCCGCAGCCGCATCCCACACGACGGCGCGCACGACCGCTGACCGGGCCGACCCCGCGGACGTCGGGTCGCGGCCAGGCGACCGCCAGGCCGGTCAGCCGCCGGTCAGCCGCCGCACCGGCCGGGCAGCCGCTCAGGCCAGGCCGCCGCCGCACCGGCCGGGCAGCCGTCGTCAGGCCGGGCAGCCGGTGCTGGCGGTGAGCACGGGCGGGTCACCGGTCAGGTCGGCGACCACGGTGGCGGCGCCCGCGCGGTAGGCGTACGCCTGCGGGGTGTCCAGCAGCGGGGCCCCACCGGCGAGCGGGCGCAGCGCGGCCGCCGGGGACTGCGCGGCCGGTCCGGCGACGGCACGGACGCTGTGGGCGGTGGCGGCGCCGCCGGGGCACGGCGCGGTGACCCGCTCGACCGCCGGAGCAGCCGGGCCACCGAGGGCCTGCATTGCACCGGCCAGGTCCTCGCCCTCGGTCCCGGGGGCACCGGGCTGCAGCTCGCGGTAGCCGGCGCCGTACGGTCGGCAGCCGGTGTCGGCCGTCAGCCGTACCCGGCCGTTCTCCTCGGCGGTGCCCTCGACGGCCACGAACTCGCCCGCGTCGGCGCGCAGCAGCGGGCCGTCCGCACTGGCCCGGACACCGGCCCGCCAGCCGCCGGGGAGCCGGTCGGCGACGCGCTCCAACAGCTCCCGTTCCGCGCCCTCGGCCACGAAGACGTCCACGTGCCGGAGCAGCCGGGCGCCGTCGGTGAAGGGGGTGACCCGGCAGCCCCGATCGACCTGCGGAGGGAACATCACAGCGGTCGGGCCGGCGGCCGCGACCAGTTCGCCCACGGCGCGGTCGACCACCGGGCCGGCCTGGTCCAGGGAGCGCTGCTCGCGGACGGTCGGCGGGTCGTCGCGTACCGACACCCAGGTGAGCGCCGCCAGCAGCACCGCCCAGGCCACCACCACGACGAGCAACCAGCGTCGCCGCCGGGGGGCGGCCGGCTGGTCCGGACCGGTCGGTGGGGCGTACCCCGGCTGGACGACACCGCTCACTCGTTCATGGTGTCACGCGCGGGGGGCGGGCCGGCCGCCGCGTCGCCGCTTCCCGACGTGCCCGCCCGGAGACGGCTCGTGGCCCGCCTCCTCGGGTGAGGACGACGGGCCACAGGGCCGATCAGAGCGTGGGTCAGGCCAGGGCCACCGTCACGGCGACCTCGTTGATCCCCCGGTCGGCGGTCACCGTGGTGTCGCCGTTACCGAACCGGGACAGCGCCCGCAGGGTCCAGTCGCCCGGGGCGGCGAAGAACCGGAACTGTCCGGCGGCGGAGGTCACCACCTCGGCGGTGAACTCGCCGGTCGAGTCGAGCAGCCGGACGTACGCGCCCGGCACGACCTCACCGGACTCGGCCGTGACCAGGCCGGTGATGACGGTCTCCTTCTCCAGGTCGAGGCTGGCGGGCAGCGGGGCGGCCTGGTCCGGGGCGGCGCAGCCGGCAGCGGTCGGTGCGGTCATCTCAGGCCTCCCCCGGCTCGTCGCCCAGCGCCACCGGCACGCCGACCAGCGAGCCGTATTCGGTCCAGGACCCGTCGTAGTTCTTCACGTTCCGGTGGCCGAGCAGCTCCTGGAGAACGAACCAGGTGTGCGAGGAGCGCTCGCCGATCCGGCAGTAGGCGATGGTCTCCTTGCCGTCGTCCAGCCCGGCGTCGGCGTAGATCCTGCGCAGCTCGTCGTCGGACTTGAAGGTGCCGTCCTCGTTGGCCGCCTTGGACCACGGCACGCTGATCGCGGTCGGCACGTGCCCGGCCCGCTGCGCCTGCTCCTGCGGCAGGTGGGCGGGGGCGAGCAGCCGGCCGGCGTACTCGTCGGGGCTGCGCACGTCGACCAGGTTCCTGGTGCCGATCGCGGCCACCACCTCGTCGCGGAAGGCCCGGATCGAGGTGTCCGGCTCCTGCGCGACGTACTGCGTCGCCGGGCGGGTGACCGGGTCCTTGACCAGCGGACGGGCGTCCAGCTCCCACTTCTTGCGGCCGCCGTCGAGCAGCTTGACGTCGCGGTGACCGTAGAGCTTGAAGTACCAGTACGCGTACGCGGCGAACCAGTTGTTGTTGCCGCCGTAGAGGATGACGGTGTCGTCGTTGCTGATGCCGCGCTCGGAGAGCAGCGCCTCGAACTGGCTCTTGTTGACGAAGTCCCGGCGCACCGGGTCCTGCAGGTCGGTCTTCCAGTCGAGCTTGACGGCGCCGGCGAGGTGGCCGGTGTCGTAGGCCGAGGTGTCCTCGTCGACCTCGACGAAGACGACGCCCGGGGCGTCGAGGTTCTTCTCGGCCCACTCGGCCGAGACGAGTGCGGTGTCGCGACTCATCAGATCACTCCCTGGTGAGGATGGATGGTGAGCCAGCGCGCGGAGATCGATAATTGTCAGTGTCGCACCACGCGCGGGACCCATGGACAGAACGGATCACGGGTTCGTGCGACGGCGCCGCTGCCGGGCGATGGTGGGATCACCGGAGGGTACGCGGACCCTGCGTGCCGATGGCCGCTAGGCGGCCGAGGACAGCCCCGCCGTCAGATGACGGGGCGACACAGGCAGGTGGCCACGCGGCACAGGTCGACCGCGCGCCGTTTGGTGAGGAGCGTCCCCATGGCCAGGGAGCCTACCAGCCGGACCGGTCGGCGCCACCGGGCCGACCAGCATCCGGGACGCGCCGCGACCACCGGCGCCGCCGGACCGGCCGACCGTCCCGATAACTGATCGGCTGCTCAGCCGGCCGAGTTGATCGGCACGTCGCGCGCGTCCGCGGTCACCGCCAGCCCCTCGGGCAGCGGCCGGACCTCGCGCACCGTGAGCTGGAACGGCAGGTCGGGCAGGGGCACGTCGACCGAGATGCCCTTGGCGTAGTTGCTCAGCAGGGTGCGGGCCAGCGGCACGTTCGGCAGCCCTTCGGCGTCCAGGTCGTTGAAGCGCAGCGACACCTGGCCCTCCTTGCCGACGGTGATGTCGGCGGTGCCGGTGACGGTCAGCCGCTGGCCGAGGATGTCCACCGGTGCGGTGACGGCGAGCCGGCCGTTCTGCTCGGCCAGCCGCAGCCCCGGCCGGTCGAGCAGCTTGGCCAGGCTGTCGTAGCTGATGGTGCCGGTGCCGTTGACCGTCTCGGCCACCACCTCGCCCTGCCCGGAACGGATGGTGTCCAGCGAGGCGCGCACGTCACGGGCGTCCACGTCGAGCCGCGGCACGCTGACCGCGTCCCCCTGCACCGAGCCCTGCACGTTGCGCAGCACGATGGAGATGCGCTCGTAGCGGCCGTCGAGCACCTGGGTGAGGAAGGGGAAGCCGCCCACCTCGACCTCGGGCGGGGCGGACTGCGCGTCCTGCTTGGCGACCTCCTGCCGCACCTGGTCGGCGATGGCGCGCTCGGCCACCCCGGCCGCCACCCGGTCGGCGACGACCAGCAGCCCGGCCAGGACCAGCAGCAGGACCACGAGGGTGATCAGCACCTTGCGGCCCCGACGCCGGGGCCGCTCCTCGTACGGGTAGTCCTGCGCCACGCCGCCTCCTGTCTCCGTGCCCCGGCCCGCGCCGTGGCGGTCCGTTCGTACCCGAAAGGGGAAAAACTCAATCTCCGGTCACAACACCAGCTTGCACATCGCGTACGCGGCGGGCGCGGCGAGCGCGAAGCCGCCGAGCGGGCCCTGCATGTGCCGGGCGATCCACATCGTCGGCGGCTCGCCGGCCATCAACCGCCCCGCCTCCGCGTAACCCACCGCGAGGTCGGCCAGCACCGCGGCGACCGCCGCGACCAGCCCGATGATCGCGGCCCGGGTCGGCGTGAACGGGGTGACCAGGTAACTGCCGAGGAGAGCGCTGACCAGCGTGCCGACCATCGCGCCGGCGACCACGCCGGCGGCGCCGCGGGGCACCTGGGGCGCCAGCCGCGGCCACGGCGCCACGGCGTCGGTCAGCCGGGCGACGGTGAGCGCCACCCCGCTGGCGGTCAGGCAGACGGTGATCGCCTGGGTGCCGGCGGGGATCCGGCTGAGCACTATCAGGGTGCCGAAGGCGACCACGCCGACCACGATCAGCAGCGTGCCGCCGAGCGAGTCGGTCACCCGTACCCGGTCGACCCGCCGGACCAGTTGACCGAGCACGCCGAGCACGAAGCCGCCCACCGCGACGAAGCCCAGCGGCGCCAGCCCGGCGACGTCCGTCTGCACGGCCGCCGCGTCCGCGGCGATCGCGGTCGCCACGCTGACCCCGGCGACCAGCAGCACCGCGGGCGGCCGCATGGCCATCGTCCAGGACAGCACGAAGAGCATCTGGACGCCCAGGATGATGAACGCGAACGGCAGCCGGTGCCCCGGGCCGGAGGTCTGCGCGCCGAGCACCAGACCGACGCCGAGCAGCGCGGCGAACCCGGCGACGGCGACCGCGAGCGACCGGCGTACCTCGACCGGCGGCACGGCCTCCTCGTCCGGGTCGGCGGCCTCGTCGTCGGGGCGGCGGGCCGGCTCACCGCCGCGGCGGGCCCGACGCGGCCCGCTGCGCTCGCGGCGGTCGTCCTGGTCGACTGCCGGCCCACCGCGGGGAGCCGGCGGCTGGCCCCGGGACGGGCCGGCCGGCTGCGGGCGGGTGCCGTCGGGCCACGGGTCGCGGCCGGTCTCGGGCGAGCTGGAGGGAAACACGCCCCGATCGTGCCAGACCCGCCGGCACCCGCGGGGATCACGGTTTCCGCGACGTTAAAACCTGAGGCGCGATCAGGGGCAAGCCGGGCAAACGGGAAAGCGCGCGGAGGCGCAGCCGAGGCGATCGGTTACGCTCAAGCCGATACCCGCCCGTCAGCGACGCCGGGACCCACGCCTAGTTCTCAGCGCCACGTCCACGCGGAGTGCCGCTGGTCACGCGCGGCGAAAGCCGCCGGGACGGAGGTGATCGTGGAGATCCTGCTGCTGGTGACCGCGCGAGCGAGCGAACCGTCCGCCGTCCTGCCGGCGCTCGACCTGCTGCCCCACTCGGTCCGCACCGCGCCGCG
This genomic window contains:
- a CDS encoding LmeA family phospholipid-binding protein, whose translation is MAQDYPYEERPRRRGRKVLITLVVLLLVLAGLLVVADRVAAGVAERAIADQVRQEVAKQDAQSAPPEVEVGGFPFLTQVLDGRYERISIVLRNVQGSVQGDAVSVPRLDVDARDVRASLDTIRSGQGEVVAETVNGTGTISYDSLAKLLDRPGLRLAEQNGRLAVTAPVDILGQRLTVTGTADITVGKEGQVSLRFNDLDAEGLPNVPLARTLLSNYAKGISVDVPLPDLPFQLTVREVRPLPEGLAVTADARDVPINSAG
- a CDS encoding Ms5788A family Cys-rich leader peptide, which encodes MGTLLTKRRAVDLCRVATCLCRPVI